The sequence below is a genomic window from Lentimicrobium sp. L6.
AATACCATAGTTTATTATATTTTCCGATTGTATTATTACCTATTTTTTCTTATATTTGGTAGTGAACAATCTTTTAAAACTATGGAAAACCAGATTAATTTAGGCGAATTAAATATCCCTATCGACCAGCTGACCGGCAAACCTTGCCCTGTCTTTATTAATGATGCCCAACACGCTATCTATTGGCTTGGAATACCAGAGGATACAGCATTTAGATGTAACACCTATCTCATAGTAAGCGGTGAAGAAGCTATTCTATTCGATCCTGGGAGCAGAGCCTATTTTGATTTTGTGAGAAAAAGAGTAGAAGAAGTTATTCCTTTAGAACAGCTCAAAGGTATTGTATTATGTCATCAAGATCCTGATGTGGCTGGCTCCATGGTTGACTGGCTAACTCTAATACCAGAACTAAAAATAATCACCTCCGACCGCACTCAAGTTTTAATACCTCATTATGGGGTTGAAGATTACCAATTCTATAGTATTGGTGAAGATAATGATTTCAAATATCAATTTTCAAATGGTAGAATTTTAGAGTTTATTGAGGCTCCATTTTTACATTTCCCTGGTGCCTTTACCACCTTAGACCGAGAGAGCCATTTTTTGTTGAGTGGTGATATTTGGGCGGCTCTAGATATCAATTGGAATCTGGTAGTTGATGATTTTGAAGACCATCAAAT
It includes:
- a CDS encoding MBL fold metallo-hydrolase — translated: MENQINLGELNIPIDQLTGKPCPVFINDAQHAIYWLGIPEDTAFRCNTYLIVSGEEAILFDPGSRAYFDFVRKRVEEVIPLEQLKGIVLCHQDPDVAGSMVDWLTLIPELKIITSDRTQVLIPHYGVEDYQFYSIGEDNDFKYQFSNGRILEFIEAPFLHFPGAFTTLDRESHFLLSGDIWAALDINWNLVVDDFEDHQMKLDLFHLDYMASNVAAKGFALKIQDQKINCILPQHGSIIPKEYVIDAIKYLEDLKCGLDIVYPELSH